From Streptomyces fungicidicus, one genomic window encodes:
- the sufC gene encoding Fe-S cluster assembly ATPase SufC, whose amino-acid sequence MATLEIRDLHVTVEADNATKEILKGVDLTVKQGETHAIMGPNGSGKSTLAYALAGHPKYTVSGGTVTLDGEDVLEMSVDERARAGLFLAMQYPVEVPGVSVSNFLRTSATAVRGEAPKLRTWVKEVKEAMERLSIDPAFAERNVNEGFSGGEKKRHEILQLELLKPKVAILDETDSGLDVDALRVVSEGVNRVRESGEVGTLLITHYTRILRYIKPDHVHVFANGRIVESGGPELADKLENEGYEAYVKGGASA is encoded by the coding sequence ATGGCAACGCTTGAAATCCGAGACCTGCACGTCACCGTCGAGGCCGACAACGCCACGAAGGAAATCCTCAAGGGCGTCGACCTCACCGTGAAGCAGGGCGAGACGCACGCCATCATGGGCCCCAACGGCTCGGGCAAGTCGACTCTCGCCTACGCGCTCGCCGGTCACCCCAAGTACACCGTCTCCGGCGGCACCGTCACCCTCGACGGCGAGGACGTCCTGGAGATGTCCGTCGACGAGCGCGCCCGCGCCGGCCTGTTCCTCGCCATGCAGTACCCGGTCGAGGTCCCCGGCGTCTCGGTCTCCAACTTCCTGCGCACCTCCGCCACCGCCGTCCGCGGCGAGGCCCCCAAGCTGCGCACCTGGGTGAAGGAGGTCAAGGAGGCCATGGAGCGTCTCTCGATCGACCCCGCCTTCGCCGAGCGCAACGTCAACGAGGGCTTCTCCGGCGGTGAGAAGAAGCGCCACGAGATCCTTCAGCTCGAGCTGCTCAAGCCGAAGGTCGCGATCCTCGACGAGACCGACTCCGGCCTGGACGTCGACGCGCTGCGCGTCGTCTCCGAGGGCGTCAACCGCGTCCGCGAGTCCGGCGAGGTCGGCACCCTGCTGATCACGCACTACACGCGCATCCTGCGCTACATCAAGCCCGACCACGTCCACGTCTTCGCGAACGGCCGCATCGTCGAGTCGGGCGGCCCGGAGCTCGCGGACAAACTGGAGAACGAGGGCTACGAGGCATACGTGAAGGGTGGCGCATCCGCGTGA
- a CDS encoding ABC transporter permease codes for MIAAQAVLETKMLLRNGEQLLLTVVIPTLLLVLFSTVDVVDTGDGETVDFLAPGILALAVMSTAFTGQAIATGFERRYGVLKRLASSPLPRWGLMTAKTLSVLVTEVLQVALVTVIALALGWSPQGDPVSVFLLLVLGTAAFSGLGLLMAGTLKAEATLAAANLVFLLLLVGGGVVVPLDRFPDAAGDVLGLLPISALSEGLRDVLQHGAGMPWADLGILAVWAVAGLAAAGRFFRWE; via the coding sequence ATGATCGCGGCGCAGGCCGTGCTCGAGACGAAGATGCTGCTGCGCAACGGCGAGCAGCTGCTGCTCACGGTGGTCATCCCCACGCTGCTGCTGGTGCTGTTCAGCACCGTGGACGTCGTCGACACCGGCGACGGCGAGACGGTCGACTTCCTGGCCCCGGGCATCCTGGCGCTCGCCGTGATGTCGACGGCGTTCACCGGGCAGGCCATCGCGACCGGCTTCGAGCGCCGCTACGGCGTGCTGAAGCGGCTTGCGTCGTCGCCGCTGCCGCGCTGGGGCCTGATGACCGCGAAGACGCTGTCGGTGCTGGTCACCGAGGTGCTCCAGGTGGCCCTGGTGACGGTGATCGCCCTCGCGCTCGGCTGGTCCCCGCAGGGCGACCCGGTCTCGGTGTTCCTGCTGCTGGTGCTGGGCACGGCCGCGTTCTCCGGGCTCGGTCTGCTGATGGCGGGCACCCTCAAGGCGGAGGCGACGCTCGCCGCGGCCAACCTGGTGTTCCTGCTGCTGCTGGTCGGCGGCGGGGTGGTCGTACCGCTGGACAGGTTCCCGGACGCCGCCGGGGACGTCCTCGGCCTGCTGCCGATCTCCGCCCTGTCGGAGGGGCTGCGGGACGTGCTCCAGCACGGGGCCGGGATGCCGTGGGCCGACCTCGGGATCCTCGCCGTCTGGGCGGTCGCGGGCCTCGCCGCGGCCGGGAGGTTCTTCCGCTGGGAGTAG
- a CDS encoding non-heme iron oxygenase ferredoxin subunit: MTFRRACGLSELEEDTPKRVDLDGTPVSLVQTGGEVFAINDICSHANVSLSEGEVDDCHIECWLHGSRFDLRSGKPDALPATRPVPVYPVKIEGDDVLVSLTQES, from the coding sequence ATGACGTTCCGACGCGCCTGCGGGCTGAGTGAGCTGGAGGAGGACACCCCGAAGCGGGTGGACCTCGACGGCACGCCGGTCTCCCTCGTGCAGACCGGGGGCGAGGTGTTCGCGATCAACGACATCTGCTCGCACGCGAACGTCTCCCTCTCGGAGGGCGAGGTGGACGACTGCCACATCGAGTGCTGGCTGCACGGCTCGCGCTTCGACCTCCGTTCCGGCAAGCCCGACGCCCTCCCGGCGACGCGCCCCGTCCCCGTTTACCCCGTAAAGATCGAAGGGGACGACGTGCTCGTCTCCCTCACCCAGGAGTCCTGA
- the sufD gene encoding Fe-S cluster assembly protein SufD encodes MAEAQNIPVGSTTAGSIAVAAESTVATRMSAPPSFDVADFPVPHGREEEWRFTPLERLRGLHDGTAAAGTTGEGVKVAVDAPEGVTVESVGRDDARLGRAGMPADRVAAQAYSAFERASVVTVPKETVLTEPIRIAVHGEGGTAFGHQVIELGAFAEALVVIDHTGDAVLAANVEYVLGDGAKLTVVSVQDWDDKAVHVGQHNALVGRDASFKSVVVTFGGDVVRLHPRVVYAGPGGEAELFGLYFTDRGQHQEHRLLVDHNVPHCKSNVVYKGALQGDDAHAVWIGDVLIEAKAEGTDTYEMNRNLVLTDGARVDSVPNLEIETGEIVGAGHASATGRFDDEQLFYLMARGIPEKDARRLVVRGFFAELVQQIGVPDIEERLIAKIEEELEAAVA; translated from the coding sequence ATGGCTGAGGCTCAGAACATCCCGGTCGGTTCGACGACCGCCGGCTCGATCGCGGTGGCCGCCGAGTCGACCGTCGCCACCCGCATGAGCGCGCCCCCGTCCTTCGACGTGGCGGACTTCCCCGTCCCCCACGGCCGTGAGGAGGAGTGGCGGTTCACCCCGCTGGAGCGTCTGCGCGGCCTGCACGACGGCACCGCCGCCGCCGGCACCACCGGCGAGGGCGTCAAGGTCGCCGTCGACGCGCCCGAGGGCGTCACCGTCGAGTCCGTCGGCCGTGACGACGCCCGGCTCGGCCGCGCCGGCATGCCGGCGGACCGCGTGGCCGCCCAGGCGTACTCCGCCTTCGAGCGGGCCTCGGTCGTGACCGTGCCGAAGGAGACCGTCCTCACCGAGCCGATCCGCATCGCGGTGCACGGCGAGGGCGGCACCGCCTTCGGCCACCAGGTGATCGAGCTCGGCGCCTTCGCCGAGGCGCTCGTGGTCATCGACCACACCGGTGACGCGGTGCTCGCCGCCAACGTCGAGTACGTCCTCGGCGACGGCGCCAAGCTGACCGTCGTCTCCGTGCAGGACTGGGACGACAAGGCCGTCCACGTGGGCCAGCACAACGCCCTCGTCGGCCGCGACGCCTCCTTCAAGTCGGTCGTCGTCACCTTCGGCGGCGACGTCGTCCGCCTCCACCCGCGCGTCGTCTACGCGGGACCCGGCGGCGAGGCCGAGCTGTTCGGCCTCTACTTCACCGACCGGGGCCAGCACCAGGAGCACCGCCTCCTGGTCGACCACAACGTCCCGCACTGCAAGTCCAACGTCGTCTACAAGGGCGCCCTGCAGGGCGACGACGCGCACGCCGTGTGGATCGGTGACGTGCTCATCGAGGCCAAGGCCGAGGGCACCGACACCTACGAGATGAACCGCAACCTGGTCCTCACCGACGGCGCCCGCGTCGACTCCGTGCCCAACCTGGAGATCGAGACCGGCGAGATCGTCGGCGCCGGCCACGCCTCCGCGACCGGCCGCTTCGACGACGAGCAGCTCTTCTACCTGATGGCCCGCGGCATCCCGGAGAAGGACGCCCGCCGCCTGGTGGTCCGCGGCTTCTTCGCCGAGCTCGTGCAGCAGATCGGCGTCCCGGACATCGAGGAGCGCCTGATCGCCAAGATCGAGGAGGAGCTGGAGGCGGCGGTCGCATGA
- a CDS encoding helix-turn-helix transcriptional regulator: MQRTFGPSGRGLPGSDELRNNGVVKNGEHTTGPPQEELATGERSTRNRVARSILDHGPSTVAELAERLGLTQAAVRRHLDALTADNVVEARERRVYGARTRGRPAKVFALTDCGRDAFDQSYDKLAVDALRWIGEREGGGDAIAAFARARIAAQADAYRKAVEAAAPEERTEALAKALSADGYAATARNAPVGEQLCQHHCPVAHAAEQFPQLCEAETEFFAELLGTHVQRLATIAHGDGVCTTFIPKISHQAPASTSGRNPA, encoded by the coding sequence ATGCAGCGCACCTTCGGCCCGTCCGGGCGCGGCTTGCCCGGCTCAGATGAATTACGCAACAATGGCGTTGTGAAAAACGGCGAGCACACGACGGGGCCTCCCCAGGAGGAGCTGGCAACCGGTGAGCGGTCCACCCGCAACCGCGTCGCCCGCTCGATCCTGGACCACGGCCCGTCGACCGTCGCCGAACTCGCCGAGCGGCTGGGACTCACCCAGGCGGCCGTACGCCGGCACCTGGACGCGCTGACCGCCGACAACGTCGTGGAGGCCCGCGAGCGCCGCGTCTACGGCGCCCGCACGCGCGGGCGCCCGGCCAAGGTCTTCGCCCTCACCGACTGCGGACGCGACGCCTTCGACCAGTCGTACGACAAGCTGGCCGTGGACGCCCTGCGCTGGATCGGTGAGCGGGAGGGCGGCGGCGACGCGATCGCCGCGTTCGCCCGGGCCCGGATCGCCGCCCAGGCGGACGCCTACCGCAAGGCGGTCGAGGCCGCGGCCCCCGAGGAGCGGACGGAAGCGCTGGCGAAGGCCCTGAGTGCGGACGGGTACGCTGCGACTGCGCGCAACGCGCCGGTCGGCGAGCAGCTCTGCCAGCACCACTGCCCGGTCGCCCACGCCGCCGAGCAGTTCCCGCAGCTGTGTGAGGCCGAGACGGAATTTTTCGCCGAGCTTCTCGGTACGCATGTGCAGCGACTGGCCACCATCGCGCACGGCGACGGCGTCTGCACGACGTTCATCCCCAAGATTTCCCACCAAGCACCTGCAAGCACGTCCGGGAGGAACCCCGCATGA
- a CDS encoding ABC transporter ATP-binding protein yields MRSEPVVQVQALVKRYGTKTAVDGLDLVARQGVTAVLGPNGAGKTTTVETCEGYRRPDSGTVRVLGLDPVRQSARLRPRLGVMLQSGGVYSGARADEMLRHVAKLHAHPLDVDALIERLGLGSCGRTAYRRLSGGQQQRLALAMAVVGRPELVFLDEPTAGLDPQARRATWDLVRDLRADGVSVILTTHYMDEAEQLADDVAVIDAGRVIAQGSPEELCRGGAENTLRFSGRPGLDVASLLKALPPDSAAEEVAPGSYRVLGRVDPQLLATVTSWCAQHGVMPDRISVERHTLEDVFLELTGKELRS; encoded by the coding sequence ATGCGAAGTGAGCCCGTGGTCCAGGTGCAGGCCCTGGTGAAGCGGTACGGCACGAAGACCGCGGTGGACGGCCTCGACCTGGTGGCACGGCAGGGCGTGACCGCCGTGCTCGGCCCCAACGGGGCGGGCAAGACGACCACGGTCGAGACCTGCGAGGGGTACCGGCGGCCGGATTCCGGCACGGTGCGCGTCCTGGGCCTCGACCCGGTGAGACAGTCGGCGCGGCTGCGGCCCCGCCTCGGCGTGATGCTCCAGTCGGGCGGCGTCTACTCGGGCGCGCGGGCGGACGAGATGCTCCGCCACGTGGCGAAACTGCACGCGCACCCGCTGGACGTGGACGCGCTGATCGAGCGGCTGGGGCTCGGCTCCTGCGGCCGTACGGCGTACCGGCGGCTGTCCGGCGGCCAGCAGCAGCGGCTCGCGCTGGCGATGGCCGTCGTGGGACGGCCGGAACTGGTGTTCCTGGACGAGCCGACGGCCGGCCTCGACCCGCAGGCCCGCCGCGCCACCTGGGACCTGGTACGGGACCTGCGCGCCGACGGCGTCTCCGTCATCCTCACCACCCACTACATGGACGAGGCCGAGCAGCTCGCCGACGACGTGGCGGTCATCGACGCCGGGCGGGTGATCGCCCAGGGCTCCCCCGAGGAGCTGTGCAGGGGCGGCGCCGAGAACACGCTCCGCTTCTCCGGCCGGCCCGGCCTGGACGTGGCGTCCCTGCTGAAGGCGCTGCCGCCCGACTCGGCCGCCGAGGAGGTTGCCCCCGGCTCGTACCGGGTGCTCGGCAGGGTCGACCCGCAACTGCTCGCCACGGTGACGTCCTGGTGCGCGCAGCACGGGGTGATGCCGGACCGGATCTCGGTGGAACGCCACACCCTCGAGGACGTCTTTTTGGAACTGACCGGCAAGGAGCTGCGTTCGTGA
- a CDS encoding nucleotidyltransferase domain-containing protein, translating into MPTAALLDRFLAGLTPLGPRAVWAHGSLAGGDYQEGRSDLDLIAVLDHPVTLRTVWRVASLHARLRHEPLAGLLHCSYLTPDTAADTARHHLTWVHQELFARPVTPVTRAELHTFGRVLHGVPPARVLPPVPDGELAAFVVRDQRDYWRREVDRAAHWTQDVWVDLGLLTFARATVTLREGRLISKREALDVLPGLGAPGEVVEDIRRRRYDGAAPAAGEWAARRARLTRDYLGAAIDALVAGS; encoded by the coding sequence ATGCCGACCGCCGCGCTCCTCGACCGCTTCCTCGCCGGCCTGACTCCGCTCGGTCCCCGCGCCGTCTGGGCGCACGGCTCACTGGCCGGCGGCGACTACCAGGAGGGCCGGAGCGACCTGGACCTGATCGCGGTCCTGGACCACCCGGTCACCCTACGGACGGTGTGGCGCGTCGCTTCGCTGCACGCCCGGCTGCGGCACGAGCCGCTCGCCGGCCTGCTGCACTGCAGCTACCTGACGCCGGACACCGCCGCGGACACCGCGCGGCACCACCTCACCTGGGTGCACCAGGAACTCTTCGCCCGGCCGGTCACCCCGGTCACCCGCGCCGAGCTGCACACCTTCGGCCGGGTCCTGCACGGGGTGCCGCCCGCGCGGGTGCTGCCGCCGGTGCCGGACGGGGAACTCGCCGCGTTCGTTGTGCGCGACCAGCGCGACTACTGGCGGCGCGAGGTGGACCGGGCCGCCCACTGGACCCAGGACGTGTGGGTCGACCTGGGCCTGCTGACCTTTGCCCGCGCCACCGTCACCCTCCGCGAGGGTCGGCTGATCTCCAAGCGGGAGGCGCTGGACGTCCTGCCCGGACTCGGCGCGCCCGGCGAGGTCGTCGAGGACATCAGGAGACGGCGCTACGACGGCGCCGCGCCGGCCGCGGGGGAGTGGGCCGCCCGCCGGGCCCGGCTGACCCGGGACTACCTGGGGGCCGCGATCGACGCGCTGGTGGCGGGCTCCTGA
- a CDS encoding COX15/CtaA family protein, producing the protein MPNVTRADAQAALRNPLAFIAARWTPDPRTVRRAVLAALVMAVVIVVTGGAVRLTGSGLGCPTWPKCTDDSLAATREMGLHGVIEFGNRLLTYVLCAAVGWAIIAARSEKPYRRGLTRLGWAQFWIVMGNAILGGIVVLVGLNPYTVAAHFLLSTALIAVAVVMWQRTREGDGEPRPLVGKAVQQLVWCMVAASVLLIAVGTVVTGAGPHAGDSSDVPRMPLDWEMVSKLHAVLAWIVVTLTFALWFVLKAVDAPGGPLARTRELFLILLAQGAIGYVQYFTDLPEVLVGLHMFGSCVMWIWVLRVLLSLRERPEADAPDVPGPLAQEPATSASIAAPR; encoded by the coding sequence GTGCCAAACGTGACCCGCGCCGACGCCCAGGCGGCCCTGCGCAACCCGCTCGCCTTCATCGCCGCACGCTGGACCCCGGATCCCCGGACCGTCCGGCGGGCGGTCCTCGCCGCGCTCGTCATGGCCGTGGTCATCGTGGTGACCGGCGGAGCCGTACGGCTGACCGGTTCCGGCCTGGGCTGCCCGACCTGGCCCAAGTGCACCGACGACTCGCTCGCCGCGACCCGCGAGATGGGCCTGCACGGTGTCATCGAGTTCGGCAACCGTCTGCTGACGTACGTGCTGTGTGCCGCCGTCGGCTGGGCGATCATCGCCGCGCGCTCCGAGAAGCCGTACCGGCGCGGTCTCACCCGGCTGGGCTGGGCGCAGTTCTGGATCGTCATGGGCAACGCGATCCTCGGCGGCATCGTGGTCCTGGTCGGTCTGAACCCGTACACGGTCGCGGCGCACTTCCTGCTCTCCACGGCGCTGATCGCGGTCGCCGTGGTGATGTGGCAGCGCACCCGGGAGGGCGACGGGGAGCCCCGGCCGCTGGTCGGCAAGGCCGTGCAGCAGCTGGTGTGGTGCATGGTGGCCGCCTCCGTGCTGCTGATCGCGGTCGGCACGGTGGTCACCGGGGCGGGCCCGCACGCGGGTGACTCCAGCGACGTCCCGCGCATGCCGCTCGACTGGGAGATGGTCAGCAAGCTGCACGCCGTACTGGCGTGGATCGTGGTGACGCTGACGTTCGCGCTGTGGTTCGTCCTGAAGGCGGTCGACGCGCCCGGCGGCCCCCTGGCCCGCACCCGCGAGCTGTTCCTGATCCTGCTCGCGCAGGGCGCCATCGGCTATGTGCAGTACTTCACCGACCTCCCCGAGGTCCTGGTCGGCCTGCACATGTTCGGCTCGTGCGTGATGTGGATCTGGGTGCTTCGGGTGCTGCTGTCGCTGCGCGAGCGCCCGGAGGCGGACGCCCCGGACGTGCCGGGACCGCTCGCTCAGGAGCCCGCCACCAGCGCGTCGATCGCGGCCCCCAGGTAG
- the sufB gene encoding Fe-S cluster assembly protein SufB, whose amino-acid sequence MTLPTETAHPELEGLGNYEYGWADRDEAGASARRGLNEDVVRDISAKKDEPEWMTKLRLKGLRLFEKKPMPNWGSDLSGIDFDNIKYFVRSTEKQAESWEDLPEDIKNTYDKLGIPEAEKKRLVAGVAAQYESEVVYHQIREDLEEQGVIFLDTDTALKEHPELFKEYFGTVIPVGDNKFASLNSAVWSGGSFIYVPPGVHVEIPLQAYFRINTENMGQFERTLIIVDEGAYVHYVEGCTAPIYKSDSLHSAVVEIIVKKNARCRYTTIQNWSNNVYNLVTKRAVAYEGATMEWVDGNIGSKVTMKYPAVYLMGEHAKGETLSIAFAGEGQHQDAGAKMVHMAPNTSSNIVSKSVARGGGRTSYRGLIEIGEGAPGAKSNVLCDALLVDTISRSDTYPYVDVREDDVSMGHEATVSKVSEDQLFYLMSRGLSEFEAMAMIVRGFVEPIAKELPMEYALELNRLIELQMEGAVG is encoded by the coding sequence ATGACTCTCCCCACGGAGACTGCCCACCCCGAGCTGGAGGGTCTGGGCAACTACGAATACGGCTGGGCCGACCGTGACGAGGCCGGTGCGTCGGCGCGCCGCGGTCTGAACGAGGACGTCGTCCGGGACATCTCCGCGAAGAAGGACGAGCCGGAGTGGATGACCAAGCTCCGTCTCAAGGGCCTGCGCCTGTTCGAGAAGAAGCCCATGCCGAACTGGGGCTCCGACCTCTCCGGCATCGACTTCGACAACATCAAGTACTTCGTGCGCTCGACGGAGAAGCAGGCGGAGTCCTGGGAGGACCTGCCCGAGGACATCAAGAACACCTACGACAAGCTGGGCATCCCCGAGGCCGAGAAGAAGCGCCTCGTCGCCGGTGTCGCCGCGCAGTACGAGTCGGAGGTCGTCTACCACCAGATCCGTGAGGACCTGGAGGAGCAGGGCGTCATCTTCCTCGACACCGACACCGCCCTGAAGGAGCACCCGGAGCTCTTCAAGGAGTACTTCGGCACGGTCATCCCGGTCGGCGACAACAAGTTCGCGTCGCTGAACTCCGCCGTCTGGTCCGGCGGCTCCTTCATCTACGTCCCGCCGGGCGTCCACGTCGAGATCCCGCTCCAGGCCTACTTCCGGATCAACACCGAGAACATGGGCCAGTTCGAGCGGACCCTGATCATCGTCGACGAGGGCGCCTACGTGCACTACGTCGAGGGCTGCACCGCCCCGATCTACAAGTCGGACTCGCTGCACTCCGCGGTCGTCGAGATCATCGTCAAGAAGAACGCCCGCTGCCGCTACACGACCATCCAGAACTGGTCGAACAACGTCTACAACCTGGTCACCAAGCGCGCCGTGGCCTACGAGGGCGCGACCATGGAGTGGGTCGACGGCAACATCGGCTCCAAGGTGACGATGAAGTACCCGGCCGTCTACCTGATGGGCGAGCACGCCAAGGGCGAGACGCTGTCCATCGCCTTCGCCGGCGAGGGCCAGCACCAGGACGCGGGCGCCAAGATGGTCCACATGGCCCCGAACACCTCGTCCAACATCGTCTCCAAGTCGGTGGCGCGCGGCGGCGGCCGTACCTCCTACCGCGGTCTGATCGAGATCGGCGAGGGCGCCCCGGGCGCCAAGTCCAACGTGCTGTGCGACGCGCTGCTCGTCGACACCATCTCCCGCTCGGACACCTACCCCTACGTGGACGTCCGCGAGGACGACGTCTCCATGGGCCACGAGGCGACCGTCTCCAAGGTCTCCGAGGACCAGCTCTTCTACCTGATGAGCCGCGGTCTGAGCGAGTTCGAGGCGATGGCGATGATCGTGCGCGGCTTCGTCGAGCCGATCGCCAAGGAACTGCCGATGGAGTACGCGCTCGAGCTCAACCGGCTGATCGAACTGCAGATGGAAGGCGCGGTCGGCTAA